The Vibrio echinoideorum DNA window TTATTGCCGCTCTCACCAAACACCCATGCAGTACGAAGAATAATGTGTTTATCACACGCTTGCGCCACGGCAATTTCACCGGCGAGCTTGCTTTTACCATAAATGCCTTGCGGGTTTGTCGTATCCGTTTCCCCATACTCACCGGCTTTATTGCCTTCAAAGACATAATCGGTCGAGATATGCAGTATTGCAGCATTAACACTTTGTGCCGCTTGTGCAAGGTATTTTGGACCATCACGATTTATCGCGTAAGAAAGGTCGACTTCTTCTTCTGCCTTATCAACCGCTGTATGTGCCGCCGCATTAATAATGATGCTCGGTTTAAACTCAGCAACCGCTGCATTGACGGCATCTTGACTTGTGATATCAAGGTGCTCTCTATCAAGCGCTAACACTTCAGTATTCTCATGGTTCGCTAACTGCTCAGTTAAACTTGAACCCACTTGGCCATGGCAACCCGTAATTAAAATACGCATTAGCTTACTGCCTTTTTCTGAGTTTCAGTCACTAAACGCGTCAAATACTGACCGTATTCGTTTTTCATCATCGGCTTAGCGAGCGTCAATACCTGCTCATCACTCAGCCATCCGTTGCGCCATGCGATTTCTTCTAGACACGCGACTTTTAAGCCCTGAACATTCTCAATCGTTTGCACGAAAGAAGAGGCTTCATGCAGACTTTCGTGTGTGCCAGTATCTAACCATGCAAAACCACGACCGAGTAACTCTACGTTTAGCGAGCCGTCATTTAAGTACATTTCATTGAGAGTAGTAATTTCTAACTCGCCACGGTGTGATGGTTTCACTTGCTTCGCCATTTCTACCACTCGATTATCGTAGAAATACAAACCTGTGACTGCATAGTTGGACTTTGGTACTTGAGGCTTCTCTTCAATAGAGACGGCTTTCATCTCTTCACCAAACTCAACCACACCAAAACGCTCTGGATCTTTCACTTGGTAACCGAATACCGTAGCACCAGATTCTCTTGACGCCGCGCTTTGCAGCGTTTTAGAAAAAGACTGACCGTAGAATATATTATCACCCAGCACTAAACAGACGCTGTCATCACCAATGAACTCTTCACCGATAATAAACGCTTGTGCTAGACCATCTGGGCTTGGCTGAATCGCGTACTCAAGATTAATACCGAAATCAGAACCATCACCAAGTAAGCGCTGGAATCCTGCGTTGTCTTCTGATGTTGTGATAATCAAAATATCTTTAATGCCCGCCAGCATTAACGTTGAAATCGGGTAAAACACCATCGGCTTATCGTAGATAGGCAATAGTTGCTTTGAAACACCACGGGTTAATGGGTATAAACGCGTACCTGAACCACCCGCTAGTACAATACCTTTCATTCGTTACCTTCCTTTGGTTCAACAATTTCTACACCTAGACGCTCACGTTGGTAGCTGCCATCTTGCACATTTTGACACCACGCTGAGTTGTCTAGATACCATTGCACTGTCTTGCGAAGACCCGTTTCAAAGGTTTCCTCAGGCGTCCAACCTAGCTCACGCTGCATTTTAGATGAATCAATCGCGTAACGGCGATCTTGCACATTGGTGATCTGCTCAGCATACGCTGACTCTTTCGGCACTAACGAGTCTAGGATTTCACAAATCGTGTTCACAACTTCAAGGTTTTTCTTCTCGTTATGACCACCAATATTGTAGGTCTCGCCCACTTTACCTTCGGTCACGACTTTGTAGAGCGCTCGCGCATGGTCTTCAACAAACAGCCAGTCACGGATTTGATCGCCTTTTCCATAGATAGGAAGGTCTTTACCCTCTAGAGCATTAAGAATCACTAACGGGATCAATTTTTCAGGGAAGTGATAAGGACCGTAGTTGTTTGAGCAGTTGGTTACTATGGTTGGCAGTCCGTAAGTACGCAACCATGCACGAACTAAGTGGTCGCTCGAGGCTTTTGACGCCGAATATGGGCTTGATGGCTCATACGAGGTTGTCTCCAAAAACATTGGCAGCACTGTACCTTCTGGAACTTCATCGGGATGTGGGAGATCGCCATACACTTCATCGGTAGAAATATGATGGAAACGGAACTCGGCTTTCACACCTTCTTCAAGCGTATTCCAGTACTCGCGAGTCGCTTCTAGCAGCGTATAAGTGCCAACAATATTGGTTTCGATGAATGCGGCAGGGCCTGTGATTGAGCGGTCAACATGTGATTCAGCCGCGAGGTGCATTACCGCATCGGGTTTGTGCTCAGAGAACACTCGGTCAAGCTCTGAACGATTGCAAATATCGACTTGCTCGAACGCATAACGTTTACTTGAATCCACGTCAACAAGAGACTGTAAATTACCTGCGTAAGTGAGCTTGTCAACGTTGATCACGCTGTCTGAAGTATTCTTGATGATATGACGAATAACAGCTGAGCCGATAAAACCAGCACCGCCGGTAACGAGGATTTTCATTACCAGATGCCCTTCGTATCGATAACAAATGAATCAGTTAATCTAATCTTCTTAAACTGTTTATGATCCACAAGCATCACATGAATATCAGTCTTTGTTAGAGACTCATCAATTGTCACTAGTTTAATATTATCATGCTTAATTTCTTCAATATTAGGTTCAATGGCTAACACTTGGCCTGAATGAAAATCTGCGATAGATTTTGTAATATCTAACGCAGGACTTTCACGCAAGTCATCAATATCAGGTTTAAATGCTAAACCATAACAAGCAATAGTCACATCTTTTGCGGTTTTAGATGGGTTCGCTTGTAAAAATTCAGCCAATGCAATTTTAACTTTATCAATGACCCATTCAGGCTTTTTATCATTCACATCACGCGCAGTTTTAATTAACTTTGCTAGCTCTGGTGTTTTTGAAACAATAAACCAAGGATCAACAGCGATGCAATGCCCACCAACCCCTGGTCCAGGTTGTAGAATGTTAATACGAGGGTGGCGGTTTGCTAAAGCAATCAACTCCCACACATCAATATCGAGATCATCACAAATCATCGATAGTTCGTTTGCAAAAGCAATTTGAACATCACGGCAGCTATTTTCTGTCAACTTGGCCATTTCTGCGGTACGTGCATTAGTGATCACACAATCACCCATAACAAAGGTTTTGTACAACTCTACACTGCGCTCTGAACAGCGCTTACTCATACCACCAATTACGCGATCATTTTGTACAAGTTCTGTTACCACATGACCGGGTAATACACGCTCAGGACAATGTGCAACATTAACATCTGCACTTTCACCGTGCGTTTGTGGGAATGTTAAGTCTGAACGCGCTTCACTCAACCACTCCGCCATTTGCTCAGTTGCACCGACTGGTGATGTAGACTCTAGTATAACTAAGTCACCTTTCTTCAATACTGGCGCAATTGCTTTTGAAGCCGCTTCGATATAACGAAGATCCGGCTTTGGAATATCACCTTCATTTTCAGTAGGAAGAAATGGGGTAGGAACTGCAATCAAAAAGGCATCTGCAGCTTCTGGAGTCGTAACCGCTTTTAAAAAGCCTTGCTGGAC harbors:
- the rfbB gene encoding dTDP-glucose 4,6-dehydratase; translated protein: MKILVTGGAGFIGSAVIRHIIKNTSDSVINVDKLTYAGNLQSLVDVDSSKRYAFEQVDICNRSELDRVFSEHKPDAVMHLAAESHVDRSITGPAAFIETNIVGTYTLLEATREYWNTLEEGVKAEFRFHHISTDEVYGDLPHPDEVPEGTVLPMFLETTSYEPSSPYSASKASSDHLVRAWLRTYGLPTIVTNCSNNYGPYHFPEKLIPLVILNALEGKDLPIYGKGDQIRDWLFVEDHARALYKVVTEGKVGETYNIGGHNEKKNLEVVNTICEILDSLVPKESAYAEQITNVQDRRYAIDSSKMQRELGWTPEETFETGLRKTVQWYLDNSAWCQNVQDGSYQRERLGVEIVEPKEGNE
- the rfbD gene encoding dTDP-4-dehydrorhamnose reductase; its protein translation is MRILITGCHGQVGSSLTEQLANHENTEVLALDREHLDITSQDAVNAAVAEFKPSIIINAAAHTAVDKAEEEVDLSYAINRDGPKYLAQAAQSVNAAILHISTDYVFEGNKAGEYGETDTTNPQGIYGKSKLAGEIAVAQACDKHIILRTAWVFGESGNNFVKTMLRLGANRGALSIVGDQFGGPTYAGDIAGALIQIAKRITQGDAVDYGVYHYSGLPHVSWFDFADAIFNVAAEQGVLAKKPSLTSITTDQYPTPAKRPSNSRLSNEKIIQGFSVEASDWHLALKNINEYM
- the wecC gene encoding UDP-N-acetyl-D-mannosamine dehydrogenase, which encodes MSFETISVVGLGYIGLPTAAMFASRKKKVIGVDVNQHAVDTINRGEIHIVEPDLDMLVSAAVQQGFLKAVTTPEAADAFLIAVPTPFLPTENEGDIPKPDLRYIEAASKAIAPVLKKGDLVILESTSPVGATEQMAEWLSEARSDLTFPQTHGESADVNVAHCPERVLPGHVVTELVQNDRVIGGMSKRCSERSVELYKTFVMGDCVITNARTAEMAKLTENSCRDVQIAFANELSMICDDLDIDVWELIALANRHPRINILQPGPGVGGHCIAVDPWFIVSKTPELAKLIKTARDVNDKKPEWVIDKVKIALAEFLQANPSKTAKDVTIACYGLAFKPDIDDLRESPALDITKSIADFHSGQVLAIEPNIEEIKHDNIKLVTIDESLTKTDIHVMLVDHKQFKKIRLTDSFVIDTKGIW
- the rfbA gene encoding glucose-1-phosphate thymidylyltransferase RfbA; the protein is MKGIVLAGGSGTRLYPLTRGVSKQLLPIYDKPMVFYPISTLMLAGIKDILIITTSEDNAGFQRLLGDGSDFGINLEYAIQPSPDGLAQAFIIGEEFIGDDSVCLVLGDNIFYGQSFSKTLQSAASRESGATVFGYQVKDPERFGVVEFGEEMKAVSIEEKPQVPKSNYAVTGLYFYDNRVVEMAKQVKPSHRGELEITTLNEMYLNDGSLNVELLGRGFAWLDTGTHESLHEASSFVQTIENVQGLKVACLEEIAWRNGWLSDEQVLTLAKPMMKNEYGQYLTRLVTETQKKAVS